A region of the Arachis hypogaea cultivar Tifrunner chromosome 15, arahy.Tifrunner.gnm2.J5K5, whole genome shotgun sequence genome:
CAGAAATCTTATAGATTCAGGCTTTAACTGTATACTTGTTGGTAACTCCTTACTATTCTTAAGAATTGAAATCTAAAATGGCAATtcctaattttattttgtttttacatTTAATAAACCCATAATAGTTTTTCAGTTATGTTAGAAACTGACAAGAAAGGGACAACTGTTTGCAGTTCTTGGATGGTAGGGTCATATTTGTGGAAGTTGCCAAACCAAGATCAGAACTAAGGCAAAGACAAAACACTAGATACTAGCAATGCACTGATATATGCAGAGAAGGCTACACACATTAGCCATGTCTGCATTGTACTTGAGTCTCTCTCTATAAACAAGGTCCTTACTTGATGAGACCTTCTACCACAGGATCGCCATGAATTCCAAGTCATGCTTTATTTTCAATGGAATCCCATTTGAGTATTCGTTGAACATGACTTTTTTTTGTTACTCTCTTATACAATGTGTGGCTGATATATTAATTGATTATCTGGCTTGATTAGCtaagatatatattttattatttgaattgtgCTATGTTACCAGAAATGCAGATCTTGGTTACCAGTTTGACTTCCCAGGTCCCATCCATCTCTATGAAAATAATctgttaaaagttaaaatttttgccCAGTCATATTTAtcggtttttaattttattgtagtAGTATTaatcaaatctttctaatttTATCCTGATTTTAATGATCCTTATCCGTTTATGATAATTACTTATTTACCAAGCAGAGAATTTTTGTCAAAACAATATAATTCTCTTGCAACACAAATACTCATGGGACACGGATGCTTCAATATCAAACACTACAAATGAgattttttatgaatataaaaataataaaacattttGCACTTATAAATAGGATCTCTATATGTGactttagttattaaaatatatataaaaaaaggacCCTTGTAAATTAAATGATAATGCATGATTGAGTGACTTGAATTGAACCACTATCTTAGCAAGGCCAAGAATACAATCAGAAGTACATTGTAATGGCTTACAGCATcccactaaaaaatatatataaaaatttaatacagAAGAAAAATTCAGATATACAAATTGCCCAGGTGGTTTGCGGCACGACACCCCACAATAGTACCCTAATTATCATCATTCGATTTTGTATAACTAACTAATGTTTTGTGAGCTGAGACATCCTGAATGTGCTTGTCTTCCACCCTTCCTTTTATATACCCTCAATCCATTACTGATGCAATCATGAGATTATAAAGAGACATGAAATATGCCAAAAACAGAACACTAACACAAGTTAAATAGAGACTTTAAGGTGTACCAAACTCTATTTGGTTAAGTAAACTtttggtgagaatgatgatgatgccCACCACCCCCTCTTGAATTATTGAACATAAAGAGTGTCTTAAAGTGAAAGAATGAAGAAAGCTCCCAAGTGCACACTTCGTGTTAAAGAATCAGATGCTTTGTCAATTTTGACAATTAGAACTCAGCTACCTAAGTGATAATTAGTTCCTTATTCTCACAAGAGCCCGTTTATCCCATGTATCAGCAAGAATGAAGcatcatcaaattaaaaaaaaaaaaaaatgggggAAGGTAAGGGCTATGAGCACACCCTAGCTCTTTGCCCCTTCCTTTCTTCCAATGCAACAATCAAAGAACTTGCATCTCTTTCAGCTAAACATCTTTTGTATGGTACAAAACCCCTTGGAGACTTCTGGGGGACTACTACTTCCTCTTGATGAGATGTTTGTTGACACCTGGAATCGACGGTGTCCAAGGACCTTCCCTGAATCTTGCCCTGAATTTCCACATCATTGACTGATTCACCATTGGAACCAGTACAAGAACCTTCCTCCTCTCTAGCTCTTACTTTTAAGGAGGGGTGAAGAGGCATAGGATTTACGACTGTATTGGATGAACCAAAGTAAGCAGCCGGACCGCCTGGGAACAAACTTGACCATGCCAAAGATGCTTCAGGTGCAGATTCTCCAAGGCCAAGGTCCTCCTTCGGATGCTCCGCGCCCGTCACTATAGCTTCTTTAGGCATTACTCGCCAACTTCCATTACACATGCCTAGTGATAACTGAGTATTCAATTGATTCTCAACATCATCTACTTCATCAGACCTAGTAGTACATAGCTTAACACACTCCTCTTCAGTATTAATTGACTCCTGATTACCGACCATTGAAACGGTTCTTCCAAACAGCTTTATAGTAGTGGGCAGGACATTGACAACATCGTTGTTGATACACTTGGTTTGCTTGGAACACAACTCCAACTTCTCAGACTTCTAGGATAAcacaatataatttttaaatcagTAAGCTGTAAAAATAAATCTATTTCTTACACATAATTAATTTTGGAAGGGAAATAAGAGAATATCATGAAGCTTGTCATACCATGTGCAAGTAAGGTTGTGAGCTAATGGATAAAGCGGCAGAAGCTAGAGGCGTTTTGTCTTCCTCCTTGGATGGTTTAGATGTCATGCAATCATTTTCCTTCTCAATAGGTGACAAGTTAATTGATTGAATGTCAGTAGTGCAAGAATTCGGAGAAAGGCATCTGTTGGTATGCTCTGAAAATGCTGACCCAAATGCTTCCGAACCAAAGGCAGATAGCACAGAGGTTGGAGATTGAGAGTCTTTCTCCGCAGAGGACAGATTAGGCGATG
Encoded here:
- the LOC112750832 gene encoding protein REVEILLE 7 isoform X4, whose amino-acid sequence is MVGDGVKLKVVRESDGSAESSIHPIDIPPPRPKRKPLHPYPRKLANSFKRHSRPNEPEKSPSPNLSSAEKDSQSPTSVLSAFGSEAFGSAFSEHTNRCLSPNSCTTDIQSINLSPIEKENDCMTSKPSKEEDKTPLASAALSISSQPYLHMSEKLELCSKQTKCINNDVVNVLPTTIKLFGRTVSMVGNQESINTEEECVKLCTTRSDEVDDVENQLNTQLSLGMCNGSWRVMPKEAIVTGAEHPKEDLGLGESAPEASLAWSSLFPGGPAAYFGSSNTVVNPMPLHPSLKVRAREEEGSCTGSNGESVNDVEIQGKIQGRSLDTVDSRCQQTSHQEEVVVPQKSPRGFVPYKRCLAERDASSLIVALEERKGQRARVCS
- the LOC112750832 gene encoding protein REVEILLE 7 isoform X2 — translated: MEMQDQIEGTKLSKSGTASDFHSNDGSQSQSPDISSVGNNHAPKVRKPYTITKQREKWTEEEHEKFLEALKLYGRGWRQIEEHIGTKTAVQIRSHAQKFFSKVVRESDGSAESSIHPIDIPPPRPKRKPLHPYPRKLANSFKRHSRPNEPEKSPSPNLSSAEKDSQSPTSVLSAFGSEAFGSAFSEHTNRCLSPNSCTTDIQSINLSPIEKENDCMTSKPSKEEDKTPLASAALSISSQPYLHMSEKLELCSKQTKCINNDVVNVLPTTIKLFGRTVSMVGNQESINTEEECVKLCTTRSDEVDDVENQLNTQLSLGMCNGSWRVMPKEAIVTGAEHPKEDLGLGESAPEASLAWSSLFPGGPAAYFGSSNTVVNPMPLHPSLKVRAREEEGSCTGSNGESVNDVEIQGKIQGRSLDTVDSRCQQTSHQEEVVVPQKSPRGFVPYKRCLAERDASSLIVALEERKGQRARVCS
- the LOC112750832 gene encoding protein REVEILLE 7 isoform X1, whose amino-acid sequence is MEMQDQIEGTKLSKSGTASDFHSNDGSQSQSPDISSVGNNHAPKVRKPYTITKQREKWTEEEHEKFLEALKLYGRGWRQIEEHIGTKTAVQIRSHAQKFFSKVVRESDGSAESSIHPIDIPPPRPKRKPLHPYPRKLANSFKRHSRPNEPEKSPSPNLSSAEKDSQSPTSVLSAFGSEAFGSAFSEHTNRCLSPNSCTTDIQSINLSPIEKENDCMTSKPSKEEDKTPLASAALSISSQPYLHMKSEKLELCSKQTKCINNDVVNVLPTTIKLFGRTVSMVGNQESINTEEECVKLCTTRSDEVDDVENQLNTQLSLGMCNGSWRVMPKEAIVTGAEHPKEDLGLGESAPEASLAWSSLFPGGPAAYFGSSNTVVNPMPLHPSLKVRAREEEGSCTGSNGESVNDVEIQGKIQGRSLDTVDSRCQQTSHQEEVVVPQKSPRGFVPYKRCLAERDASSLIVALEERKGQRARVCS
- the LOC112750832 gene encoding protein REVEILLE 7 isoform X3, with amino-acid sequence MVGDGVKLKVVRESDGSAESSIHPIDIPPPRPKRKPLHPYPRKLANSFKRHSRPNEPEKSPSPNLSSAEKDSQSPTSVLSAFGSEAFGSAFSEHTNRCLSPNSCTTDIQSINLSPIEKENDCMTSKPSKEEDKTPLASAALSISSQPYLHMKSEKLELCSKQTKCINNDVVNVLPTTIKLFGRTVSMVGNQESINTEEECVKLCTTRSDEVDDVENQLNTQLSLGMCNGSWRVMPKEAIVTGAEHPKEDLGLGESAPEASLAWSSLFPGGPAAYFGSSNTVVNPMPLHPSLKVRAREEEGSCTGSNGESVNDVEIQGKIQGRSLDTVDSRCQQTSHQEEVVVPQKSPRGFVPYKRCLAERDASSLIVALEERKGQRARVCS